Part of the Leucobacter insecticola genome is shown below.
TACACCAAGGTCGGCCCCGACGTGCTGCGGATCCTGTACCACTCCGACGGCATCGTGCCTGCGCCGTCGGGGTATTTCGCGAACCACGCGCAACTGCGCGACCCCGAGCTCGACGCGATCCTCGATCAGGCCTCGGCGACCCTCGACGAGACGAAGCGCGCAGAGCTCTACGCCGACGCCCAACAGCGCATCATGGAGAGCTTCACCGTGCTGCCGCTCTACGACCAGCAGAACCACTTCCTCGTGAAGGGCGCCACCGGCGTCACCACGCTCGGCACCGTCGCGACCCCCACGTTCATCAACGCCAAACTCGGGGATTCATAGGAGTGAGAACGGCCCTGGCGCGACTGTGCCGGCTCCTGCTGCCGCGGCTCGGCTCGGCGGTGTTGGTGGTGTGGATCACCGCCACCGTCGTATTCGTCGCGCTGCGGGCCTCCGGCGACCCGCTCGAGGCGATCCTCGGCGGGCCGGGGTCACAAGCGGGCCCAGAGGCCACCCAGCGGGCCACCGAGGCATACGGTCTCGACCAACCGCTGATCATGCAGTATCTGGCCCAGCTGTGGCGGATCGCCACCCTGCAGTTCGGGGACTCATACGCGCGCAAGCAGCCGGTCGCGGATCTGCTCGCGGAAAACCTCGCGCCGACCATCCTGATCGCGACGCTTGCGCTCCTGCTCGCCTGGGCGCTCGCCGTGGCGGGTCTACTCCTCGCTGCGACGGCCCGCGGACGCCTCGGGGGCCTCGTGCGGGCTGGGCTCGCCGGAATTGAAACGGTGGCGAGCGTGGTGCCGCAGTTTTTCTTGGGGGCGGTGCTGATCCTGGTGTTCGCGAACGGGCTGGGGTGGTTTCCGGTGACAAGCACGGGATCCAGCCCCGCCGGGCTCGTCCTCCCCGTCGTGACGCTGGCGGTTCCGATCGCCGGGTATCTCGCGCATGTGCTCCACGGATCTCTCGCCGAGGCCGATGCAGCCCCGTTCGCGACGACGGCCAGGTCGCGCGGGGCTTCCGAAACTCGGGTGTTCTTTCGCCACACACTGCGCCACGCGGCGCTCCCCGGGGTGGCACTGTCTGGCTGGGCGTACGGCTCGCTCCTGAGCGGTGCCGTGGTGGTCGAAGCGCTGTTTGCGCGGCCGGGCCTCGGGCGGCTCCTCCTCGAAGCGGCGAGCGTGCGCGATGTGCCGGTGGTGGTCGGCGTGGTCACGGTGATCGCGCTGCTCTACGTTGCGGTGATGGTGCTCGCTGCGCTGCTGGAACACGTCGTCGATCCGCGGCTCGCGGTTGCCCGCGCCGCACCGGGGGTGGTCGGCGCATGACGACAGCGCCCAACAAACGGCTTGGCTGGTCCGGGATCACGGCGCTCGCGATCCTGATCCTGACGCTGCTCGCGGTAGCCGCCCCGCGCCTTATCGCCCCCGGTGACCCGCTCGCGATCCATCCCGCCGACGCACTTCAACCGCCCTCACCCGCGCACCTCTTCGGCACCGACGAGTCCGGCCGGGACCTCTTCACCCGCGTCGTTCACGGCGCGGCGGCCTCGCTCGGGATCGGCCTCGCCGCGACCGCAATCGGAGTCGGGATCGGCGCGATCCTAGGATTCATTGCAGGCCTCGGGCCGCGACTCCTCGACTCGGCGCTCGGCCGGGTGTTTGAGGTGCTGTTCGCCCTCCCCACCCTCGTGATGGCGCTGCTGTTCATCGCCGTGATTGGCGGTGGCCCCGCGGCGTCAACCCTCGCGATTGGCATCGCGACGATCCCTGGCTATGCACGCATGCTGCGGGCACGGGTGCGCGGGATCGCACACAGCGACTATGTGGAGTGGGCCCGGCTTGACGGCGCAAGCCCCTGCGCGTGTTCGCCAGGCACATCGCTCCCAACTCGCTGTGGCCGCTCGTGTCGGCAGCGACACTCGGGGTGGGCCAAGCGATCGTGTGGGTGTCGGCGCTCGGTTTCTTGGGGCTCGGCGCACTGCCGCCATCGCCGGAGTGGGGCGCGATGCTGAACTCGGGCCGCACCTACATCGAGGTCGCCTGGTGGATGACGGTGTTTCCGGGCCTCGCCATCGTCCTAACGGCCGCGGCACTGACGGCGTTGGGGCGCAGGCTCGCCAGAGTGGGAGTCTCATGAGCATTTTGGAGATTCAGGATCTCAGCGTGCACTTCGGCGGCGAAGCGATCCTCGACGGCATCACCCTGAGCGTCAAACCGGGCGAATGTCTGGCGATCGTGGGTGAATCGGGGGCGGGAAAGTCGGTGCTCACTCGCACGCTGCTCGGGCTCACACAGGCCGAGTCGCAGTGGCGGGTCTCCGCGGGCCGCTTCGACGCGACGGGCCGCGACATGCGGGCGGCCTCTCAGCGTGACTGGCGCAGGCTGCGCGGCGCCGAGGTGGGGCTGATCCTGCAGGATGCGCTGCAGTCGCTCGATCCGCTGCGCACCATCGAGGCTGAGGTGGGCGAAGCGCTGGCGGTGCGGGATCGAGGAGCGTTGTGGCGCAATAGCGCCTCCCGGCGGGCGTTGGTACTCGACGCCCTGCAGCGTGCGGGCCTACCGAATGCCGCCGATCACCTGCGGCAGCGATCCGGCGAGCTGTCCGGGGGCATGCGGCAGCGGGCCCTCATCGCCTCGGCGATCGCGGCGAATCCACAGCTCGTCATCGCAGACGAACCCACTACCGCACTCGACCCCGCAACCGCCGCCCGCGTGCTCGACCTCTTCGCCGAGATCCGCGCCTCCGGCACCGCTCTGCTGCTCATCAGCCACGACCTCCGCAGTGTCGCGCGCATCGCCAACCGTATTGCGGTGCTGGATCGGGGCCGGATCGTGGAGCTCGGCGAAGCGACCCAGATCCTGAATCGTCCGCAGCACACCGTCACGCAGCAGCTTCTCGCGGCGTCGCCGTCTGGTCCGAAGCCTGGCCCGACGAGGGCGCCGGGCGAACCGCTCATCACCGTGACGGCCGGGACCCGCAGCTTCGCCCGCGGAAAGGGCGGAAAGGGCGGAAAGGGCGAAACGCGCGCGCTCGACAGCGTCAGCTTTGAGCTTCGTCGGGGCGAGGCAGTGGGGGTCCTGGGCGAATCGGGCGCGGGCAAGACGACCCTCGCACGGGTGCTCGTCGGAGCCGAACGCCTCGACTCAGGGACGGTCTCCCGCGCCGGGGCAAAGGTGCGGCTGATCCCGCAAGATCCGCTCGCAAGCTTTGACCCGAGGTGGCGGGTTGAGCGGATCATTGCCGCGTCCAACCGCCTACCCGACACGACCGTGGCGGAGCTGTTAGCGATGGTCGGCCTCGAACCCGAACTGGCGCGTCGCCGTCCCGCGTCGCTGTCTGGCGGACAACGGCAGCGGGTAGCGATTGCTCGTGCCCTCGCTGCGGATCCCGATGTGCTGGTGTGCGACGAACCGGTGTCGGCGCTCGATATGCGCACCCAGGCGGGGATCCTCGAGCTGCTGCGACGCCTGCAGCGGGAGCGCGGCCTGACGATCGTGTTCGTCTCCCACGATGTTGCGGCGCTGCGCACCGTCTCCGATCGTGTGCTGGTGATGCGCAGCGGCCGGATCATCGAACAGGGCCCCACGGAGGCGGTGTTTGCTGGCACCGCCTGACAACCGCTCAGTGAACCTTCGCGACCTCCGAGCCGATCACGATGCCGGTGCGGAGTTCGGCGAGCACCGCGAGTACGGCTGCGGCGGCCTCAGGATCCGCAACCCGCTCTCGCGCGAGCGAGGATCCCTCCCCCACTTTGATACCGAGATCGTCAGGCCCCAGCACCGCAAACACGTCTTCGTCGGTCACGTCGTCGCCGAGGAACAGCACGGGAGCCGCCGGCAGCGCCTCACGGATCAGTTGCAGCGCGCTTCCCTTGTTGGTGTTACGAACCGAAAATTCGCGCACCTGCTTGCCCTCGCGCATCGTGATCCCGGGCACAGCTCCGAGCTCAACCGCGGCGGCCAGGAGCTCGGCGGCCCGATCCGGCTCGACGACTTCGCGCGTGTGGACCACGATCCCGTATGGCTTCCGTTCAAGCCGCACGCCCAGCTCATCACGGAACACCCGGTCGAAGCGGCGCGAGAGCTTGCTGAGCCGTTCTTCCTCGTCGGGCGTCAGCGATCCCGAATCGGGGCCCACCGCGGCAGCGCCCGCAGCCTCCATCCCGGTAAGCTCCGCTCCGTGGGAAGCCGACAGGATCCAATCGTCGGATTCAAGCCCGGTCACCCGCAGCCCATCAATCGAGCGGCCGGTCAGCAGAATCACCTGCACATCGGGTGACTCCTGCAGCACTTCAAGGGCGTGCCGGGCACGGGGCAGGATCCGGGCATCCTGTGGACGCCCCACGATCGGCGCGAGGGTACCGTCAAAATCGCTCGCGACGATCAGCGTCGGGGCGGTCGCAAGCCGTCTGAGCCTCGCCCGCAACGGACTCGATATAAACACTTCAGCGGGCGGGGGCGCCTCGCCATCATCACTGGCCTGCTCACTCACCACCTGCTTTTCTCGGGTGTCAGCCGCGGCAGCCACCGCCCCCAGATACTGTGTCGCCCAGTGCGCGACATCGTTGTCGTAGACGGCTTTGCGCAGTGACCGCATCCGACGCCGCTGCTCTTCGCGGGGCAGGTGAATCGCTCGGAGCATTGCGGCTTTGAGCGCCTCGATATCGTGCGGGTTAATCAGGAGCGCCGCTCGCAGCTCGTCGGCGGCCCCGGTGAATTCGCTCAGGATCAGGGCCCCGCCCTCATCGGCCCTGCAGGCCACATACTCCTTCGCGACCAGGTTCATGCCGTCTCGCAGTGGCGTCACCACCATCACGTCGGCCGCGAGATACAGTGCCGCCATCTCGTCGCGCGAGTAGCTTTGGTGCAGGTAGACGAGCGGTGAGTGACCGATGGACCCGTGGGCACCGTTAATGTGCCCTGCCGTGACCTCAACTTCTTCGCGCAGTTGCTGATACGCCTCAACCTGTTCGCGGCTTGGGCTCGCAACCTGCACGAGCACGGTGTCGTGGGCGCTGATCTCGCCGTCCTCAAGCAGCTCTTCGAAGGCCTTCAGCCGGTGCCTGATCCCCTTCGTGTAGTCCAGCCGATCCACGCCAAGCAAGATGGTGCGTTCCTGGCCCAGTTCTTCGCGGATCTCCTCAGCACGCCGGCGTATCTCGGGCCGCGACGCAAGTTCCTCAAATCCGCCTGCGTCGATCGAGATCGGGAACTCCTGCGCGAGCACCGAGCGCGCGGCCTGATCCGGGGTCTCGGGCAGCACGATCGTGTTGCCCCGCGCGGGGGCACCCGCGTAGCGCTCGCTGACGTAACGGAAGTTGACAGCATCTTGCACACGCTGAAAGCCGATAACGTCGGCGCCCAACAGCCCTCGCACAATCTGGCGCCGCCAGGGAAGCTGCGCGAAGAGACTCCGTGGCGGGAAGGGGATGTGCAGAAAGAAACCGATGGTGAGGTCGGGGCGAAGATCCCGCAGAATGGCGGGCACCAATTGGAGCTGGTAGTCGTGCACCCAAACCACAGCACCCTCAGCAGCCTCGCGCGCCACCCGCTCAGCGAATCGCAGGTTGACGCGCTGGTACGAGTCCCACCAGGTCCGGTGATAGACCGGCGGGGAGATCACATCGTGGTACAGCGGCCATAGCGTGCCGTTTGAGAAGCCCTCGTAATAGCTCTCGAGCTCTTCGCTTGAGAGCGGGATCGGGGCGAGGCGCATGGATCCGATCTCGAAGGGCTCTACCTCTTCGTCTGCGCTGCCGGCCCAACCCACCCACAAACAGCCGAGTTCGCGCACGATGGGCTCGACCGCGGTCACCAATCCACCTGGCGACGGCGCCCAGTCAGTCTTGCCGTCTTCTCTGACGATCCGGTCCACGGGCAGCCGATTCGAAACCATCACGAGTTCGCGCCCCTTGGCGACCTCACTCAATTCAAACATTCCAACGCTCCCAACGAGTGTTGTGTCCGACGAAACCGAAGAATCGCATTCAGTCTATCTACTCGGATGCTGTGGGGTAACATCGCCAGGATCCTGAACGCCCCAAGGCTTCAAAAGGACAATTCCCCGCAACTCTCGCGAGCTGCGGGGAATCTCACCCTGCGTAAGTTGGGCGCAGAGCCTTAGAGGTCGTGATGTTCACCCTCGGGAGCCGAGACCGCGATCTTCGCGCCCGCAACCCCCACGTCAATCGTGCGGGTCGCGAGGTCGTCGCGCGAGATCTCAACAACCGTCTTGTTCACTGGATCGGTGATGTACACAAAATCATGGCTGAACGCGAGATCCGGCATCACTCCGCCGTGGCCCTCGGGAACTTCCCACGCGTCAATGGCGGCAACCGTTTCTGTAACCTTGCCGGATTTGATATCGAACAGAACCAGGTCACCATTAGTTGTGAGCACAGCGCCGACGTTATCGCCGAGGTCAAGCATTGCACGGAAGGGTGCACCAACGTCGACCGTCTTCGTGCTACCTTCCGCGAGATCAGCGATGAGCACAGTGGTCGCGGGGCCCTGGCCGTAGCGGCCAAAGATCAGTGTGGCATCGGATTCGGCCGGGTGCGCGAACGCACCGACTCGATCCTCGCCCTTCGCGGGGTATTCGTGTTTGACCGAGCCGCCGGCTTCAGTGACCTCGAGCAGACCATCGGTGCACCCGAAGACCACGGACTCTTTGAGTACAGCAGCGCCATGCAGACCTGGGCACTCGGGGAATTCGGCGATCAGGTTGCCTTTGTCATCGTAGGACGCGACACCGAGAGGCAGATTCTCATCGGGCATTGTCAGCAGGAAGCCATCCTGTCGGGGCACGGCGACTCCGTGGTGAGGGGCGGCGGCGGCTTTCGTGATGAACGGCTGGGGATTGTCACCCATCAACTCGATGTCGGTGTAGACGGCGGTGGCTCCGGTTCCGTCATAGTAAATCGCTGTCTTGGTGCCGGAGCGCTCAACATGGGTCGGTTTCTCGCCTGTCGCGACAACATCACTGATGCTCGGCTCAGCTTCCTTGACGTCGCTGTGGTCACCGTGAGAGACGAGGCCCAGCCCCGAATCCACCAGCCAGGTGTTACCAGATTCACCATCGGTAACCGCGAAACTACCGCTGTGTCCGAGTGCGGTCAGCGTGGGGTTCTTCCCCGCCGAGAAAGCTGCGAGCTCCTCGCCGCTGTCCGCATCACGCACGCTGACACCCTCGGGGGTGGAGAGAACGAGGCGTGCTTCAGCGTGTTCATGTGCCGTCGCGTCTGCGGGCTCAGTGGCAGGGGCAGAAGAGCAAGCACTGAATGCGAGGGTACCGATGCAGAGGGTGGACAAAATGATGAGTCGTTTCGTTTTCATCCCCCCACCATACGATAATGAGAATGAATATCAAAAACTCGGGGCGCCAGCTTTCCATGGAACGTGCGCTTCGTCACGACCCGGCGGCGTAAACATCGCAGCAACCCAGGTCGTGATCGGCACGGCCAGCACCAGGCCGATACTGCCGCAGAAGGTGCGCACAATCTCGACCGCAATATCCTCACGCGTCAAGAGCGACAGTACCGGGCGGTCGTAGAGATAGAGCAGCAGTAACACACTGAGGGAAGCACCGACGTAGGAGAAAAACACCGTGTATACGGTCGAGGCGATATGGTCGCGCCCGATCCGCATCGCCCTAGCGTAGACCTCACTGCGTGGCATGGCCGGAGCGGCTGCGCGCAGTTCCCATACCGCCGAGGCTTGGGTGATCGTCACGTCGTTCAGGATCCCGAGTCCCGCGATAATGATCGCGCAGGTGAGTAGCCCTCGGAAGTCGATCTGGGTTGCCACAGCCGAAAGGAAGCCCGCCGATTCATCACCTAAGCCGCTGAGCCTGGTCGTATGCACGGCTATCAGGGAGATTCCCGCCATGATGAGGATCCCGCAGAGCGTACCGACGAGGGCTGCGGTGGTGCGCATGGTGAAACCGTGCACGAAGAAGAGGATCACAAACATGATCGCGCTTGACCCGACAAGCGCAACGGGCACACCGGGGCTGCCGCTCACAAGTGCGGGCAGGATGAACGCGAGCAGCAGGAACGCGCTCACCCCCAGCGCAACGAGGGCGAGCAGCCCTCGGATCCTACCGACCCAGACGACAACCACCATGAACACAACGGCGAGCACCAAAAGCGGAAGCCCTCGGAACACTCCCGAGACACCGTAGGACGTTGCGGACACCTTGTAATTACGTTCAGATGATCCCTCTTGTTGCGCAGGATCCTGAGCCGGTGGGATCGCAGTAGCAGACAGCTCGATATTGTCCCCCACCTGAATCCCTGCGGAAGCGAGGGCACCTCGCACAGGGACCTGGATCATGCTTCCGGAGTCGGGGCCCGAACGCATTCCCACACTGAAGGTGAGGCAGTGACCTCCGAGATCAGCTTCAGCACCTTCGCAGCCTTCGGTGATCCCGAGCACTTCTCCCCGCTCGAGCGTCTGCCCTTGCGCCGCGGAGGCGCTCTGAGACGCTACCGCAGACACCTCGGCAGAGTTGGGCCAGAGCGTCACGAGACCAATCACAGTGGCCACAGCAACACACCCGAGAAGAACGAAGGTGACCCATTTCACAGCGCGGCCGGTCTCTACGCTGCCGTCTGTGAGGTCGTGGGAATGGGAATGGGAATGGGTGTGCGCTTCCCCGCGCACTCCCTTCCGTAAGGCCTGCCGCAAGCTGCTGAACACGGTTATCAATATAGCAATTCTGGTAGGAGCGATCTCCAGAATCTGATTCGGCGGCGAGACCCAGGAAGAGTTAGTGCCGGGAGATGCGAAGCGAATGCGCGACACGTGACAGTAGCATGGGACACACAGATACCGTCAACGCGATTTGCGCACATGAGAAGGACCCAGAATGACCGTAAGCGTCGGCGCCACCGGGACAGCGTTCAACCTTGACCCGCTCGACGGCGCGCGCGACCCGCGGCAACTGAATCGGCCGCTCTAACAAGGCTTCATTCGGGCAAGGCTTCAAGCGATTCTTTCAAAAGTACGCCGACTTTACCGGGCGAGCTTCTCCGCGGGAATTTTGGTGGGGATTTCTGGTGTTCATGCTCGCACGCCTGCTGCCTTACCTTCTCATGTTTGCAGGCGCGCTGGTGAGCGACTCTCTCGACCCTCGCTCGCCCGTCGCCGATTCCGTCAACAGCGTCCTGGGCCTTGCCTTGGTATTCATCTTGTTGCTTTTTTTGGCCAGTGAATTTGGAACGGTCCTCCCGATTCTCGCAGTCACCTGGCGCAGGCTCCACGATGCCAACCTGCCCGGCCCGTGGGCCCTGCTTTCGTTCATCCCGCTTTTGGGACAGGTGGTGCTACTTGTTCTCGTGCTGATGCCCTCGACCCCCGCGGGTCGCCGCTTCGACTACCAGGCCTGGGGTCCCGCGCCAGGGATCCCCCCGCAAGGGTACCCAACGCAGGCGTTCCAGCAGCCACCGCAATGAGCACTGGGCATGCCGCGTCTCGCCCTTGATACGCGGCACTAGCGCCGCCGGTTGAGAGAGGGCACGCTCAACCGGCGGCAAGGGCTAGGGTGTGTTGATTAAGTCCTTCGGGATGTTTCTCGGTAAAACTTAATGCATGGTGGTGCGTCAAGAGATCTCTGATGAAGTGTGGGCTGTGTTCGAGCCATTGATGCCGGTTCCTGCGGGACGTTCTCGTCCGTGGTCGGATCACCGGCTCGCGGTTGAGGGAATGGTGTGGAAGTACCGAACCGGGGCTCCTTGGCGGGACGTGCCGGAGCGGTTCGGGAAGTGGAACACGATATACAAACGCTTTACCAGGTGGGCAGAGGACGGCACCTGGGAGTTGCTACTCGCTGAGGTGCAGAAGCAGGCTGACCAGCTTGGGGCAATTGACTGGGTGGTATCGATTGATTCGACAATCGCGCGCGTGCATCAGCATGGTGCGACGCTGCCTCGCATCAAAAAGGGATCTGTCGAATTACAAGAATCCGCTCGTGGAGCCTGAGAATCATGCGATTGGTCGCTCGCGTGGCGGCCTGACAACGAAGGTGCATCTCGTTGCTGATGGGAAGGGTCGCCCGTTGGGGATGGTGGTGACTGCGGGGAACGTGAATGACACCACGATGTTTGCTGCGACGCTGGACGACATTCGGGTGCCGCGAGAACGGGGTCGTGCGCGTTCTCGTCCTGATCGAGTGCTCGCCGACAAGGGGTATCCTTCGCGGGCGAACCGTGCCTGGCTGCGGGCGCGCGGGATCGCGGCGACGATTCCCGAGCGCAGTGATCAGATCGCGAAGCGACGTAAACGGGCGGGCCGTCCGATCGAGTTCGGGGAAGAGCAGCAGCAGAGGTATCGGGGGCGGAATGTGGTTGAGCGGTGTTTCAATCGGTTGAAGCAGTGGCGCGGGATCGCGATGCGGTCTGACAAGCTTGCACGAAACTATCGGGCCGGTGTCGCGCTGGCGTCGATTTTGATCTGGATCAAAACAGACTTAATCAACACACCCTAGCTCAACCATGACATTAGCCAACTAGTTGCGCGGCAAGACAGGGTATCCCAGTAGCGCAATCGGGAAAGTTGCGTAGCGAATCATCCGCCTTGCGTAGCTCTACCGCGCACCCTCACCCACGCCACCCGCATCGACCCACACCGGCCCGCACGGACCCAAAACAGCGAAGCCATATTGGCGATTGAGGTTCATTCAACCGCCAGTATGGCTTCACTCATTGCGCGGGTCAGCGGCGACGGTTCACCCTAAGTCGGGCGGCTCCGACCGATCCTGCCACAACCGCTCCGGCTGCGAGGAGACCGACCCCGAGTATCGCGGGCGAGGTCAGGGGCTCTGATCCAGTGTTCGCAAGCTGGTTCCCATTCGGTCCAGGATTTTGGGGTCCAGGGTTCTGGGGTCCAGGCGTAGGAGGATTGGGGAGCTTAGTGCTGGGGCCTTTCTTTTTCGGATCTTTCGGAGTAACCCCGTCAGGGATCGCCGTGTTCGTCACGGTGCATACCGCATTGTCTCCCTTCTTTACCGTCACACTCGTCGCGGTGAACGAGGTGGCCCCCTCGCACTTCCAATCCGAAGCCTTATAGCCGGCCGGCCCGGTTTCTGAGAGCTTGTAGGTGCCCGCATCCACAAACACCTGAGTCACATCATCGGAGCCGCTCACCCCTGAAAGCTCATCGGAGTCACCCACCGCATGAAGCGTCCAGTCTTTCGGGCCAAAGGTCTTCTTCGTCTGACCGTTGTCAACAACCTTGACCAGGGTGAGCTGCGAGTCAGCGATCCTGAGCGGCGGGATCGGCGTCTCAGTCACGGTGTTCTCGAAGACGCAGGTGATGTCACTCAGGGGCTTGATTTCCACCTCGGCGACGTCGACGTAGGCACCATCCTCACCAACGTTGCACTGTAGCGAGTTCAAATAGTAGTCATCTGGCCCGGTTTCGCTCAGATCGTACTTCTTGCCGGGCTTCACGTAGATGTAGCTGCCGTTGGCAGACCCCGGCACCGACTGTGTCTCTGGAGCGGGCTGTGCCTCCGGAGCAGGCGGCTCTTCCTCTATCTCCTGCGGATCCGCGACGGCACCAGCCAACGGCAAAGCTTCCTTCTGCGGTGTCGCCACGAGATTCCAGTCCGAGGGAACCCGCGTTCCACCAACAACCCGCTTCACCATCTTGATCCTCGGCTTACAGCTCACCGTGTTCGTGACGTTTACAGTGTTGTCCCCCTCATCAAGCGTCAGTGTGTACGGAAGGTTCTGCGCCACAGCCGCACCGTTCAGGCTCGTCACCTGAGACGAATCAATCGTGCACACTGAGGGAACACCCGCGGTCGTCTCACCAATCGTCACGCTGTCCCCCGCAGTTTTGCCGGTCTGCTTCGATCCCCACGCGACCGACTCGCCATTCAGCTTGGGCGTCGCGCTCAAGCCATACGGCTGCTCGCCGTCAACGTAGCTCTCCCCGTCAACCACCCAGGTCTTATTGATCGTAATGTTGGTGTTCGGATCATCGGGAGGAGTATCCGAAGCACAGGTGGGAATCTCCCCAAGGAACGGGTAGCTGTGAAGCTCACCGCCGGTGCCCCCAAACCCGGGCTCAGAAACGTGCAGAATGCTTCCCGCGGTGAAGAAACGCCCCGCGACTCCCGGAACCGACACCTGAGCGGTGCTCGCTGGGTTTCCAATCAGCACACTCCCCTGGAACTGCTGGAACCCACGCAAGGCAATTGACTGCGCGTTCGGAAAGTTCCAGAGCAGGTGACTGCGATGCTGGTTCCAATCGCTCCAGTCGTCAATCGTGCCGCCGTTCGTAATGATCTGCGGCTCGGTGCCCAACATGTTGACGATGATCGTTGCGTCGTCAGGGATACCCTCGAAATCCACGCCTGCCAACGGGTTGAGTCCGGAGTCAGGAATCGAGCCCGGCACTTCAAAGATCTGCGTCATCGAGGTCCCGTCACCAACAAGGTGTACCATCTGGCCCACATAATCGACCCTGCCCGTGACCGGTTTCGTTGCGAGACAGGAGCTCCGAGCCGTTAGTCCCGGTACCACCCCGCGGTACTCCGAAGCGGCGGCAGGATCCTGCACCGACGGCGAATCAACATTCCCTTGAATGTCACCGGCCTCCGCATAGCGGATCCTGCCCGGGTTCGTCCAGATCGTGTTTCCTTCCGCGATCGAAAACTTCCCGCCGATCGTCAAGAAATCAGTTCCGTCCGGCGGCCGCACCTGCGACCCCTTGCCCACAAGACCGACGTTGTACCCCCGGTAGCTAAACTCGGGTCCCTTATTCTGCGTAAAGTTGCCGAGCGTGACAACCTTCCCCTCCATTTCAGCGGCCGAACCGGCCACGTCGATGTTGCCGCCAGCGAAGACGTTCACCGCTTCATCTCGGTAGCCGCGATCCTCGCTGATATCCGAGGTTGGGGGAAGTCACCCGGCGGACACGCGGGGCCCTCGCACGGGCCCGGCACAAAATCATTTGGATCAATCACGACGGCAGGGCGGACCCCCGCGCCCTTCGTTACGGAAGGCTGAGGCGCAACCGCCCCAGCACTGCCGGGCAGAAGCGCCACTCCTAGCCCGGCGACCAAAGCTGTCGCTGTGATCCTCCGCCAAACACCTTGGGAGTTGATGCTTCTCATGAGCGTATCCTGTTCGCTTTCGGGGTCGGCTCTCGCGCGCACGAAGACCTCTTCGCGCGCGCGACCGGCAAGCCGGTCCGACCTTTACCCCAAAGCTGATATTCACACTTCATCACTCATTGC
Proteins encoded:
- a CDS encoding ABC transporter permease, encoding MRTALARLCRLLLPRLGSAVLVVWITATVVFVALRASGDPLEAILGGPGSQAGPEATQRATEAYGLDQPLIMQYLAQLWRIATLQFGDSYARKQPVADLLAENLAPTILIATLALLLAWALAVAGLLLAATARGRLGGLVRAGLAGIETVASVVPQFFLGAVLILVFANGLGWFPVTSTGSSPAGLVLPVVTLAVPIAGYLAHVLHGSLAEADAAPFATTARSRGASETRVFFRHTLRHAALPGVALSGWAYGSLLSGAVVVEALFARPGLGRLLLEAASVRDVPVVVGVVTVIALLYVAVMVLAALLEHVVDPRLAVARAAPGVVGA
- a CDS encoding ATP-binding cassette domain-containing protein, whose amino-acid sequence is MSILEIQDLSVHFGGEAILDGITLSVKPGECLAIVGESGAGKSVLTRTLLGLTQAESQWRVSAGRFDATGRDMRAASQRDWRRLRGAEVGLILQDALQSLDPLRTIEAEVGEALAVRDRGALWRNSASRRALVLDALQRAGLPNAADHLRQRSGELSGGMRQRALIASAIAANPQLVIADEPTTALDPATAARVLDLFAEIRASGTALLLISHDLRSVARIANRIAVLDRGRIVELGEATQILNRPQHTVTQQLLAASPSGPKPGPTRAPGEPLITVTAGTRSFARGKGGKGGKGETRALDSVSFELRRGEAVGVLGESGAGKTTLARVLVGAERLDSGTVSRAGAKVRLIPQDPLASFDPRWRVERIIAASNRLPDTTVAELLAMVGLEPELARRRPASLSGGQRQRVAIARALAADPDVLVCDEPVSALDMRTQAGILELLRRLQRERGLTIVFVSHDVAALRTVSDRVLVMRSGRIIEQGPTEAVFAGTA
- a CDS encoding bifunctional alpha,alpha-trehalose-phosphate synthase (UDP-forming)/trehalose-phosphatase: MFELSEVAKGRELVMVSNRLPVDRIVREDGKTDWAPSPGGLVTAVEPIVRELGCLWVGWAGSADEEVEPFEIGSMRLAPIPLSSEELESYYEGFSNGTLWPLYHDVISPPVYHRTWWDSYQRVNLRFAERVAREAAEGAVVWVHDYQLQLVPAILRDLRPDLTIGFFLHIPFPPRSLFAQLPWRRQIVRGLLGADVIGFQRVQDAVNFRYVSERYAGAPARGNTIVLPETPDQAARSVLAQEFPISIDAGGFEELASRPEIRRRAEEIREELGQERTILLGVDRLDYTKGIRHRLKAFEELLEDGEISAHDTVLVQVASPSREQVEAYQQLREEVEVTAGHINGAHGSIGHSPLVYLHQSYSRDEMAALYLAADVMVVTPLRDGMNLVAKEYVACRADEGGALILSEFTGAADELRAALLINPHDIEALKAAMLRAIHLPREEQRRRMRSLRKAVYDNDVAHWATQYLGAVAAAADTREKQVVSEQASDDGEAPPPAEVFISSPLRARLRRLATAPTLIVASDFDGTLAPIVGRPQDARILPRARHALEVLQESPDVQVILLTGRSIDGLRVTGLESDDWILSASHGAELTGMEAAGAAAVGPDSGSLTPDEEERLSKLSRRFDRVFRDELGVRLERKPYGIVVHTREVVEPDRAAELLAAAVELGAVPGITMREGKQVREFSVRNTNKGSALQLIREALPAAPVLFLGDDVTDEDVFAVLGPDDLGIKVGEGSSLARERVADPEAAAAVLAVLAELRTGIVIGSEVAKVH
- a CDS encoding YibE/F family protein → MATVIGLVTLWPNSAEVSAVASQSASAAQGQTLERGEVLGITEGCEGAEADLGGHCLTFSVGMRSGPDSGSMIQVPVRGALASAGIQVGDNIELSATAIPPAQDPAQQEGSSERNYKVSATSYGVSGVFRGLPLLVLAVVFMVVVVWVGRIRGLLALVALGVSAFLLLAFILPALVSGSPGVPVALVGSSAIMFVILFFVHGFTMRTTAALVGTLCGILIMAGISLIAVHTTRLSGLGDESAGFLSAVATQIDFRGLLTCAIIIAGLGILNDVTITQASAVWELRAAAPAMPRSEVYARAMRIGRDHIASTVYTVFFSYVGASLSVLLLLYLYDRPVLSLLTREDIAVEIVRTFCGSIGLVLAVPITTWVAAMFTPPGRDEAHVPWKAGAPSF
- a CDS encoding DUF805 domain-containing protein, with amino-acid sequence MLARLLPYLLMFAGALVSDSLDPRSPVADSVNSVLGLALVFILLLFLASEFGTVLPILAVTWRRLHDANLPGPWALLSFIPLLGQVVLLVLVLMPSTPAGRRFDYQAWGPAPGIPPQGYPTQAFQQPPQ
- a CDS encoding IS5 family transposase (programmed frameshift), producing the protein MVVRQEISDEVWAVFEPLMPVPAGRSRPWSDHRLAVEGMVWKYRTGAPWRDVPERFGKWNTIYKRFTRWAEDGTWELLLAEVQKQADQLGAIDWVVSIDSTIARVHQHGATLPRIKKGSVSNYKNPLVEPENHAIGRSRGGLTTKVHLVADGKGRPLGMVVTAGNVNDTTMFAATLDDIRVPRERGRARSRPDRVLADKGYPSRANRAWLRARGIAATIPERSDQIAKRRKRAGRPIEFGEEQQQRYRGRNVVERCFNRLKQWRGIAMRSDKLARNYRAGVALASILIWIKTDLINTP